The Phaeobacter gallaeciensis DSM 26640 genomic sequence CGGCAACGCAGCCGAGCAGATCATGATGGGCAAACAAGATGTGATGTTTGCCGGCGGCGGCGAGGAACTGGACTGGACGCTTTCGTGCCTGTTCGACGCGATGGGCGCGATGTCGTCGAAATATAACGACACACCGGAGAAAGCCTCGCGTGCCTTCGATCAGGATCGCGACGGGTTTGTGATTTCCGGCGGCGGTGGCATTGTTGTGCTGGAAGATCTGGATCACGCCTTGGCCCGCGGTGCCAAGATTTATGCCGAGGTAACCGGTTTTGCGGCGACATCGGATGGCCACGACATGGTCGCCCCCTCCGGAGAAGGTGGCGAACGCGCCATGCGGCTGGCTCTGCAGTCCCTGCCTGACGGCCGCAAAGTAGACTACATCAATGCCCATGGGACCTCGACCCCGGTTGGCGACGTCGGCGAGATCGAAGCGGCCCGGCGGGTCTTCGGTGCGGGCAAGGTTCCCCCGATCTCCTCAACCAAATCGATGACCGGTCACGCACAGGGCGCGGCTGGAGCGCTGGAAGCAATCTTCTGCCTGCTGATGCTGGACAACGACTTCATCACCCCGTCGATCAACGTCGACACCCTGGCCGAAGGCATTGAGCCCGCAGAGGTCGCAACACAACTGGTGGAAAACGCCGGTCTGGACAGCGTGATGACCAACAGCTTCGGCTTTGGTGGCACCAATGGCTCAATGGTTTTGAGCAAATACAAAGGATAACGGCGTATGTCAGGAGTATTGACGGGCAAGCGTGGCCTAATCATGGGGGTCGCCAACGATCGTTCGATCGCTTGGGGTATCGCCAAGGCCATGGCTGAGGCCGGAGCAGACCTGGCCTTTACCTATCAGGGTGAGGCATTCGGCAAGCGTCTTGAGCCTCTGGCTCAGAGCGTTGGCAGCGATTTCATGGTCGATGTCGATGTGACTGACGACGCCTCACTCGACAGGGCCTTCGAACAGCTGTCTGCACGCTGGGATAGCCTTGATTTTGTCGTTCATGCCATCGCCTATTCGGACAAAGCAGAGCTGACCGGGCGGTTCCTTGATACCAGCCGCGAGAACTTCAAGAACTCGATGGATATCTCGGCCTACTCCTTCGTTGAGGTCGCGCGCCGCGCCTATCCGCTGATGAAGGATGCGGGCGGTACTCTACTGACGTTGACTTATCAGGGGTCAAACCGTGTCGTCCCCAACTACAACGTCATGGGCGTCGCCAAGGCAGCGTTGGAAAGCGCCACGCGCTATCTGGCCAATGACCTCGGCCCTGAGGGCATTCGCGTTAACGCGATTTCTCCCGGCCCGATGAAAACCTTGGCCGGCGCCGCCATCGGCGGTGCGCGCAAAACCTTCAAGCATACCGCTCAGAATGCACCAATGCGGGACAATGCAACGCTGGAAGCCGTTGGTGGGACAGCTGTCTACCTCGCTTCTGACGCCGGAGCCTGCACCACCGGTGAAGTCATTCGCGTCGACGGGGGATTTCACGTTCTTGGAATGCCGCAGCAGGACAATCTCTGAACGCTGCCTCACTTTCTGGACAACGATTGAAGGGCACCCGTTACGGTGCCCTTTTTCGTTTAGCTGTGCTGTTTATGGGGGGGGTCGGTCCTACTGTGCTGCTGACAATTCTGCCGTAAGCTGCTGCATGAGATCTGCCGTCGGCATCGGGCGCGCGGCTGCCGCGCCCTGCCCCGCCCATTGCGCACCATATCCGGCTTCCCCTGCCTGTTTGGCGGCAGCGTTCAGCGCCTTCCCCGCATCGTATGCAATCGGGTAATCCGGGATCATTTCGGGGTCGACCCTGCTCGCCCAGTCGGTAAATCGGTTGCTCAGGCAGCGCGCAGGTCTGCCTGAAATCGCCGCGGTCATCTCGGTTTTCGGATCATCCGCCAACAAAGCGTCCCTATAGCCCGCATCGGCGCTGCTTTCCGGGCAGGCGATAAATACCGTACCCAGCTGCGCCGCCACCGCTCCTGCGGCAAGCGCCCCCGCAATATCAGCGCCGGTCATCAGCCCACCAGCAGCAACCACCGGCAGGTTTAACTCTGTAACCAAACCGCGAACCAGCTCCAACGTGCCAAGCCGCTCATCCCTGCCCCTGGGGTCAAAGACACCCCGATGCCCCCCGGCCTCCCAGCCCTGTGCAACAACAACATCGATGCCTGCCTCCTCCAGCATCTTGGCCTCCACCAGAGATGTTGCAGTGGCCATCAAGAGGATACCTGATGATTTCAATGCCGCTATTACCTGATGCGGCGGCAGGCCAAAATGAAAGCTGACAACAGCAGGCCGACGCGTCAGCAGCATCGCCTGCATATCTGTATCAACATTAAAACTGGTGTAGATTTCGCGCAGCTCCTTCGGCGGCGTGGTCTGGAAGACTTCAAACACAGGTGCGAGATGCCGGAGCCACACCGATTCTCGTTGACGGTCAGACACCGCAGGGTGATGGCAAAAAACATTGATATTAAATGGCTTATCCGTCAGCGCAGCCGTCTGGCGTATCATCGCCTCGGCTCCGCCCACAGATGCCGCACCAATGCCCAAAGCACCTAACCCGCCTGCATTGCTGACGGCAGCGGCCATGTCTGGTGTACTGACGCCCGCCATCGGTGATTGCAGGATCGGCAAGGATATTCCAAGGCGATCCATAAAGGCTTCTGAAGTAGAAAATTTGGCCATGCCGTCCTCTTTCGCCTTAGATCGTTCCGCAGCAAAAGAGCCGGTTTGGTGAGGCGACGCAAGAGGCGCCACCTCCGCCGGCCTTAGTTGATCGATACCAATTCGATATCAAAAATCAGATCCTTGCCCGCCAGCGGGTGGTTGGCGTCAAGGGTCACGGTCGCCTCGGTCACTTCCACCACAGTTACCGGCAGAACTTCCCCGGTTGGAGCCTGCATCTGCAGCTGGGTGCCCACCTCAAGTGGGATATCATCGGGAATGCCTTCGCGCGGGATGGTCTGACGCGCCTCATCATGGCTGGGGCCATAGGCCTGATCAGCAGGAATGTTGAGCGTCTTTTTCTCGCCTGCGGTCATACCAGCCAGACCTGCGTCCATACCTTCGATGACCTGACCGGAGCCAACGGTGAACTCAAGCGGCTCGCGCCCTTCAGAGCTGTCAAAGACGCTGCCGTCTGTCAGCTTGCCTGTGTAGTGGATGCGTACGGTATCGCCGCTTTTTACCTCGGTCATGGGACCTCCAGTTGGTTTCACGTTACAAAGGCGCGCACAGTATAGGACCCACCCCTGATGTAAACCCAACCTACCAGCGCCCCGAACTGGTAGCGGTTTGTCACGGTATGCATCGCATTGTGGCTGGAATTAACGCCCGTTTTGCGCCTAGGCTAGCTCAACCACAGGACACCGGACGGGAGACCCCATGGCGATCACAACCTGTATCTTCGATGCGTATGGCACATTGTTCGACGTGACGGCGGCCGCACGACAAGCCGCCCATGAACCGGAGTTCCCACATCTGATTGATCATTGGGCCGAGCTGGCCAACCATTGGCGGCTGAAACAGCTACAATACACCTGGCTGCGCGCCATCACCAACGCCCACACGGATTTCTGGCAGGTCACCCAAGACGGATTGGACTGGGCGATGGAAGCCACCGGACTTAGCGGGGATCCGCAGCTGAGAAAACGGTTGCTTGATCTCTATTGGCAACTTCAAGCCTATGAGGAGGTGCCGGAGATGCTACGCGCGCTCAAGGCAGCTGGCCTGCAGACAGCCATCCTGTCAAATGGGTCACCCAAGATGCTGGAAGGTGCCGTCAACTCCGCCGGTGTGAGCGGGCTGCTGGATGATGTCTTATCCGTGGAGGCCGTCGGTGTTTTCAAACCCGCCGCACAGGTTTACGATCTCGTCGGGAAACGGTTCAGCTGTCAGCGCAACGAAGTTCTGTTTGTGTCCTCCAACGGCTGGGACGCTGCAGGGGCGTCGGGGTATGGATTTACCACAGCCTGGGTCAATCGTGGCGGCGAGCCAATGGATCGTCTGCCCTGGACGCCGCATCATGTGTTGAGCGATCTGAGCAGTATTCCGACATTACTTGGGACATAATCCTGTGTCGCTTACATCAGGACCGCTTTCAGTCTTCACCACCTCGGACGGGTTGCAGCTCGCCTATGACGATCCCAACCAGTCAGCCAGCGGAGCGCGCCCACCGTTGCTATGTCTGGCAGGTCTAACACGCGACGGGCAGGATTTTCGATACCTTCGGCCGCACATTCATGGTCATCGTATGATCACGCTGGACGCACGCGGTCGCGGCAGATCGCAATACGCCGAAGACATTCACAGCTATTCAGTCCCGCGTGAGGCGCAGGATGTAATCGAGCTGCTGGATCATCTTGATATTGATCGCGTCACACTTCTTGGCACATCACGCGGCGGGCTGGTCGCCATGGCGCTGGCCGCTTTGCACAAACACAGATTGGCTGGTGTGATCCTGAACGACGTCGGGCCAGAGATTCCGGCGGATGGGATCGCGCGGATTATGGCCTATGTCGGGCATCGCCCTGCGGTCAAAACTCACGAACAGGCCGCTTCGGTGCTGGCGACACATATGGCCCCAGCATTTCCCGATGTGCCAATGGCGCGCTGGCGCGAGGAGGTGGAGGTTTTCTACACCCAGACGCAGGACGGCTTGGCTCTGCGCTACGACGCACGATTGCGCGACGCCCTGCTAGCACAGGCTGCCACCGGACCAACGCCAGACTTGTGGCCGCTGTTCCACTCTCTCAGCGGGGTACCGTCAGGCCTCATCCGTGGGGCCAACTCGGATATACTCAGCGCCGACACCTACCAGAAAATGCAGCTCCGCCTGCCGGAGTTGCTTGCCGTAGAGATTCCGGACCGCGGTCATGTCCCGTTCCTTGATGAGCCCAGGTCGCTGGCGCTTATCCATCGTATTCTGGAGATTGCCCAATGACCTCTTTTGCCGCGATTACCGCAGCCGCCGACCGCCTGAGCGGTCACGCACGCGAGACGCCGCTGTTATCTTCACCGTTTCTGGACGACATCGCCGGACGGCGCGTTTTGGTGAAGGCCGAATGCCTGCAACACACTGGTTCGTTCAAATTTCGCGGAGGCTGGGCTGCCCTCTCTGCGATGACCGATGAGCAACGGCACTGCGGCGTCCTGACCTATTCCAGCGGCAACCATGCACAGGGGGTGGCCGCTGCAGCCGCTGCACATTCAACTCCCGCTGTGATCCTGATGCCGCAGGACGCGCCGGCCATCAAAATTGCCAATACGCGCGCGCTCGGCGCGGAGGTGGTGTTGTTCGACCGGGCCAAAGACAACCGTGATGCCATCGGAGCAGAACTTGCAGAGGCGCGCGGTCTTACCCTGATCAAACCCTACGACGACGTGGAGGTCATCGCCGGACAAGGCACTGTTGGCTTGGAGATTGCCCGCCAAGCTGCTGAGTTGGACGTAGCCGAAGCAGATGTCTTGGTGTGCTGCGGCGGTGGCGGTTTGACCGCGGGCGTTGCACTTGCTCTGGAACAAACAGCACCAAAGATGAAAGTAAGTCCCTGCGAACCTGAGCGTTTTGACGATGTCATCCGTTCACTGGCTGCGGGTAAAATCTGCCGGAATGAGGCCTCCGCGGGTTCACTCTGTGATGCCATACTAACGCCGGCACCGGGCGAAATCACCTTCCCCATCCTGTCGCGGCTCTGCGGTTTGGGCGTCGTCGTCAGCGAAGAGGAGGCGATGCGCGCCATGGCGCTGGCCTTTTTACGACTGAAGATCGTGTTGGAACCCGGTGGTGCGGTGTCTCTCGCAGCAGCCTTGTTCCATGGTGACCAATTAAGCGGCCCTGCCACAATCGCTATCGCAACAGGCGGCAACGTCGACGCAGCCCTTTTTGCTGAGGCGTTGCATCGGTTCGGCTAACTCCGAATGACCGCCCTTATCGAGCTTAGAGTACAACATGACCGAATTCACCATTGCATCCTTCAACGTGAAAAACCTGATAGGTCCGGATCAGGAATACTATAAATTTCAAAGCTACACGCCTGAGGAATACGCGTGGAAGGCCGATTGGATGGCCGATCAGCTGCTGACTCTGGATGCCGATATCGTGGGGTTTCAAGAGATTTTCGAGGAAGCGCCGCTGCGTGAGATCATCGCTGAGACCGACCGGCGCGGGCAGGAGGCAAATGCCGCCAGCCTGCCTGACCGGTCCAAACGCTATCACCGGAAGGCGATTTTCCGCAAACTGGCCTATACGCCCTACACTGAGGCTGAGCTGGCCTTTGCGCCGAACATAAACGACAGCGAAATACCAGGGAAACGGCGCCCCGGCCTTGCTATCCTGTCGCGGTATGGCTTCGCTGAACCGGTTGAGATTATTCAGGATCTGCCGCAACCGCTTGATATTCCGATGGCCTGCCTTGGTGGCGAAGAGGACGCGGGCTATTACACGCTGAGACGGCTGTCGCGCCCGATCATGAAGGCCCGGATCCCCGTCGCCGGGCAGATTGTCAGCGTCTTCAACTGTCATCTGAAATCCAAACTGGGTGAGTTCATCACCCCGCAAGGTGCGCCCTATCCACCTGAAACCGTGCTCACAGCCTATGATGCGGGTGGTCGTGCCTTGGGCGCGCTGCGCGCAGCTCTGCGCCGTATGGCTGAGGCCTGGGTGCTGCGGCGGATGGTCTTGGACGAATTGGAACAGAACCGTCCAGTCATCGTATTGGGAGATTTCAATGACGGGGAAAACGCCGTCAGTTCCGAAATCATCAGCGGCGAGACCCCATTTCGAAATTACTCCTGGATGCTGCGCCATGACGCCCGACATTCAGGAGACCGCTACAGTGCGGAGGAGAACCGGCAGATCCGCGAAACCATCGACAAGTTTCGATTGCGGTCAGCAGAAAAGCAATTCCTCAAAAAGTCGCTCCGCGATGTGGTCTACACCACGGCATTTGGCGGCGTTCATGAAAGCATTGATCAGATCTACATGTCCCGCCATTTTGATCCGGACTGGGCAGGCCAAATCGGAGAGATGGAATATTTCAGCGTCTTCAATGACCACCTGACTGATGGCAGCCATCCCGAAGCTCCCTACAACAAACTCGCCTCTGATCACGGGCAGATCATGGCTCATATGCGGCTCAAATCTGGGGGTTAGGGCCGCATATGCTCATCTTTTCACGGTCCGGCTGACTTTACCTGAGGGCGCCCGCGCGTTAGAAACCGCGACTGAACACACCCCGGAGCCCCTTTATGCCATTTGCTGATCTGGGCGATATCCAGCTACATTACCAACTGGATGGAACTGCCGACGGACCTCCTTTGGTCTTTGCCAATTCCCTTGGCACTGACCTGCGTGTCTGGGATCAGGTGGTAGAACGACTGCCGAGAGAACTGCGCATTATCCGCTACGATCTGCGTGGCCACGGCGGAACACCCGCAACGCCCGCCCCCTACTCCATGGGCACATTGGTCCGCGATGCCGAGCGGTTGTTCGACCATTTGCAGATAAAGGGCTGTATCTTTGTCGGGCTGTCTATCGGCGGCATGATTGCGCAGGGGCTGGCGATCAAGCGGCTGGATCTGATGCGTGGGCTGGTACTCTCCAACACCGCCGCCAAGATCGGGACCGCCGCCACTTGGCAACAGCGCATTGACGCAATCAAACGTGACGGGATTGATGCCATTGCGGACAACATCATGGAGCGATGGTTTGCACCGGCATTTCGAAAATCGCCCGAGATGGCGCCTTGGCGCGACCATCTGCTCCAGCAATCGAGCGAGGGCTACATCGGGTGCTGCGCGGCGATCGCCGGGACAGATTTTTACACACCCACCAGCGGCTTACGATTGCCGACCTTAGGAATTGCGGGTTCTGATGACGGCGCGACACCCGCGGACTTGGTACGTGAAACGGTCGACCTCATCCCCGGTTCCAAGTTCGAATTGATCCGCCGCGCCGGTCATATACCTTGTGTCGAGCAGCCCGAGGCTTTTGCGGATCGTCTGATCACCTTCCTGAGGGAGCAAGGGCATATCTGATGGCTGCTGTGCCGAGGTCCGGTGCGCTCTCGGGAACGTGCGAGCGACCACAACAACTGGCACAAATGGTAGCCGACCGCCCTTATGATAGGGTAACAGGCCTGTATATACCCCATTTGCCGCCTATTGCTGCCCCGCAGCAGCCATGGCAACCCTTAGTGAAAGATCTCTGATGGCCGCTTCTCTCTTCGACAGCCAACTCTATGCGTCATTGTTTCCTGCGGGAGATATTTCCCGGCTGTTTTCAGACAGCGCCGAAATTCGCGCGATGCTGCTGGTCGAGGGGGCGCTGGCCAAGGCGCAGGGCAAACTCGGCCTGATCCCGGAGGAAAGCGCGGCAGCGATTGGCCGCGCGGTGATGGAGGTCGCTCTGGACCCCGGCGCATTGGGCAAATCGGCCGGACAGAATGGCGTTCCGGTTCCAGGTTTGGTGAGTGCATTGAGGGACGAGATGAACGCGCCGGAGCACGCCCAATATGTACATTGGGGGGCAACCTCGCAGGATATTATGGACAGCGCCCTGATGCTGCGATTGCGGCAGGCACTTGCGGCCGTTGAGGCTGATCTGCTCACCCTGCTTACGCAACTGTCCGATATGGCCGACACCCATGCCAACCTTCCGATGGCTGCACGCACCTATGGTCAGTTGGCCACCCCGACCAGCTTCGGAGCCGTTGTGGCCACGTGGGGACAGCCTCTGGCGGCACTGCTCGAAGAGCTGCCAGTGCTCCGTCAAACCTGTCTTCTGGTGTCACTTTCCGGTGCTGCTGGAACGTACAGCGCATTGGGGTCCAAGGCCAGTGAGCTGCGCGCGGAGCTGGCTGCGGGATTATCGCTGGCGGACCCACATCGCAGCTGGCACACGGATCGCAGCCCGGTTTTGCGGATCGCAGACTGGCTCACCCGCGCCTGCACCGTATTGAGGAAATTGGGGACTGATTGCCTTGCCCTACGCCAAAGCGGTATCGACGAGCTAACAGTCGGCACAGCGGGCGCCTCCTCAACCATGCCGCAGAAACAGAACCCGGTTGCCGCCTCGGCGCTGATCGCACTGGCCGCGCAGGCAACCGCACAGCTTTCGGCGCTGCATCATGCCGCCGCGCATCAAAACCAACGCGACGGCGCCAGCTGGTTTGGCGAATGGCTGAGCCTTCCGCAGATCGTTTTCTGCGCCGCAAGTGCCGCCCGGACCGCTGTCTCCATGACCATAGAACTGGCGCCAGACGCCAAGCAAATGTTGCGCAACCTCCACGCTGCCAATGGGACAATCTATGCAGAAGCGCTAAGCTTTGCCTTGGCGGAGCAGATGCGGAGGGGTGAGGCACAGGCCGCAGTCAAGGATCTCTGCGTGAAGGCAGCGCAGGACGGAGTACCCCTGCAAGAGGTTGTTGCCGTGCAATTTCCAGAGCTGGATCAGACCACACTCTTTGACGCAACACGGCAACTCGGATGTGCCCCAGACGAGGCACAGCGATTTGTGAAAACCACAGCCGCTCTGAAAGGCCGCAAGGAATCGACCTGATACACTGCTCATCAGCGACCTAAGTGGGTGCGCCCCGCTATCCCTGCGCCTATGTGCCTCGGTATGCGACGCTTCATTGACGGTTTCAGACTTGCAGCCCTCCTCCCTCCGGTCCACCGTGGCCTACAAACAGGGAGAGAGATGCATGCCAACCATCAAAGCCGCCGTCTGCCACGAGTTTGGTAGCCCTCTCGTGATTGAAGAGGTACAGCTTGCCGCGCCGCGCACTGGAGAAGTAGAGGTGACGCTGGACGCCGTTGCGATCTGCCACAGCGACATCTCATTTGCAGAGGGCGCCTGGGGTGGGTTTTTACCCGCCGTTTATGGCCACGAAGCCGCTGGCGTAATCAGCGCCGTCGGCGATAATGTGCAGGGCTTTGCTGAGGGGGACAGCGTCGTTGTCACTCTGATCCGATCCTGTGGCAGCTGTCCCAGCTGCGCAGGCGGTGCGCCCACCCTATGCGAAACACCTTATGATACCGTCAACGGTCCGCTCAAAACCACCGACGGCGCGCCCTTGATGCAAGCAATGGCTTGCGGTGCCTTTGCTGAACGGGTTGTCGTGGATCAACGCCAAATCGTAAAAATTCCAAGCGAAATTGCCAAAGATGTCGCCGCGCTAATCTCCTGCGGCGTCATCACAGGCGTCGGTGCAGCAGTGAATGCCGCAAAGCTTCGTGCAGGCGAGGATGTCGTTGTGATCGGCGCAGGTGGCGTTGGCCTCAATGCGATCCAGGGCGCCCGCATTGCCGGTGCGCGACGGATCGTTGCCGTCGATCTGAGCGAGGAAAAGCTGGAGATTGCCAAGGAGTTTGGCGCGACCAACACAGTCCTCGGCCGCCTCGATGCACCATGGAAGGCTTCATACAAGGCCCTTGGCGGCAAGGGGGCTGATGTTGTTCTGGTCACAGTCGGCGCTATCCCAGCCTATGAGCAGGCCACGCGATATCTGGGCATCGGCGGGCGCATGGTGATGATCGGCATGCCGCACTCGGGCGCGAAAGCCAGCTATGAGCCGGTCATCATGGCCGCCATCGGGCAAGGCATGATCGGCTCCAAAATGGGTGACGTGGTAATTCAGCGCGATATTCCGTGGATGGTAGACCT encodes the following:
- the pcaD gene encoding 3-oxoadipate enol-lactonase yields the protein MPFADLGDIQLHYQLDGTADGPPLVFANSLGTDLRVWDQVVERLPRELRIIRYDLRGHGGTPATPAPYSMGTLVRDAERLFDHLQIKGCIFVGLSIGGMIAQGLAIKRLDLMRGLVLSNTAAKIGTAATWQQRIDAIKRDGIDAIADNIMERWFAPAFRKSPEMAPWRDHLLQQSSEGYIGCCAAIAGTDFYTPTSGLRLPTLGIAGSDDGATPADLVRETVDLIPGSKFELIRRAGHIPCVEQPEAFADRLITFLREQGHI
- a CDS encoding haloacid dehalogenase type II; the encoded protein is MAITTCIFDAYGTLFDVTAAARQAAHEPEFPHLIDHWAELANHWRLKQLQYTWLRAITNAHTDFWQVTQDGLDWAMEATGLSGDPQLRKRLLDLYWQLQAYEEVPEMLRALKAAGLQTAILSNGSPKMLEGAVNSAGVSGLLDDVLSVEAVGVFKPAAQVYDLVGKRFSCQRNEVLFVSSNGWDAAGASGYGFTTAWVNRGGEPMDRLPWTPHHVLSDLSSIPTLLGT
- a CDS encoding NAD(P)H-dependent flavin oxidoreductase, coding for MAKFSTSEAFMDRLGISLPILQSPMAGVSTPDMAAAVSNAGGLGALGIGAASVGGAEAMIRQTAALTDKPFNINVFCHHPAVSDRQRESVWLRHLAPVFEVFQTTPPKELREIYTSFNVDTDMQAMLLTRRPAVVSFHFGLPPHQVIAALKSSGILLMATATSLVEAKMLEEAGIDVVVAQGWEAGGHRGVFDPRGRDERLGTLELVRGLVTELNLPVVAAGGLMTGADIAGALAAGAVAAQLGTVFIACPESSADAGYRDALLADDPKTEMTAAISGRPARCLSNRFTDWASRVDPEMIPDYPIAYDAGKALNAAAKQAGEAGYGAQWAGQGAAAARPMPTADLMQQLTAELSAAQ
- a CDS encoding endonuclease/exonuclease/phosphatase family protein; translated protein: MTEFTIASFNVKNLIGPDQEYYKFQSYTPEEYAWKADWMADQLLTLDADIVGFQEIFEEAPLREIIAETDRRGQEANAASLPDRSKRYHRKAIFRKLAYTPYTEAELAFAPNINDSEIPGKRRPGLAILSRYGFAEPVEIIQDLPQPLDIPMACLGGEEDAGYYTLRRLSRPIMKARIPVAGQIVSVFNCHLKSKLGEFITPQGAPYPPETVLTAYDAGGRALGALRAALRRMAEAWVLRRMVLDELEQNRPVIVLGDFNDGENAVSSEIISGETPFRNYSWMLRHDARHSGDRYSAEENRQIRETIDKFRLRSAEKQFLKKSLRDVVYTTAFGGVHESIDQIYMSRHFDPDWAGQIGEMEYFSVFNDHLTDGSHPEAPYNKLASDHGQIMAHMRLKSGG
- the fabB gene encoding beta-ketoacyl-ACP synthase I — protein: MRRVVVTGLGIVSSIGNNAEEVLTSLKAGKSGIEASPEMAEHGFRSQIAGTLKLNVADHVDKRTLRFMGAGAAYAHIAMSQAIADAGLSDDQVVNERTGLVAGSGGPSTSAMLTAHQTVLKTGATKRIGPFAVPKCMSSTISANLATAFKIKGINYSITSACSTSLHCIGNAAEQIMMGKQDVMFAGGGEELDWTLSCLFDAMGAMSSKYNDTPEKASRAFDQDRDGFVISGGGGIVVLEDLDHALARGAKIYAEVTGFAATSDGHDMVAPSGEGGERAMRLALQSLPDGRKVDYINAHGTSTPVGDVGEIEAARRVFGAGKVPPISSTKSMTGHAQGAAGALEAIFCLLMLDNDFITPSINVDTLAEGIEPAEVATQLVENAGLDSVMTNSFGFGGTNGSMVLSKYKG
- a CDS encoding enoyl-ACP reductase FabI, which encodes MSGVLTGKRGLIMGVANDRSIAWGIAKAMAEAGADLAFTYQGEAFGKRLEPLAQSVGSDFMVDVDVTDDASLDRAFEQLSARWDSLDFVVHAIAYSDKAELTGRFLDTSRENFKNSMDISAYSFVEVARRAYPLMKDAGGTLLTLTYQGSNRVVPNYNVMGVAKAALESATRYLANDLGPEGIRVNAISPGPMKTLAGAAIGGARKTFKHTAQNAPMRDNATLEAVGGTAVYLASDAGACTTGEVIRVDGGFHVLGMPQQDNL
- a CDS encoding FKBP-type peptidyl-prolyl cis-trans isomerase, coding for MTEVKSGDTVRIHYTGKLTDGSVFDSSEGREPLEFTVGSGQVIEGMDAGLAGMTAGEKKTLNIPADQAYGPSHDEARQTIPREGIPDDIPLEVGTQLQMQAPTGEVLPVTVVEVTEATVTLDANHPLAGKDLIFDIELVSIN
- a CDS encoding threonine ammonia-lyase, whose amino-acid sequence is MTSFAAITAAADRLSGHARETPLLSSPFLDDIAGRRVLVKAECLQHTGSFKFRGGWAALSAMTDEQRHCGVLTYSSGNHAQGVAAAAAAHSTPAVILMPQDAPAIKIANTRALGAEVVLFDRAKDNRDAIGAELAEARGLTLIKPYDDVEVIAGQGTVGLEIARQAAELDVAEADVLVCCGGGGLTAGVALALEQTAPKMKVSPCEPERFDDVIRSLAAGKICRNEASAGSLCDAILTPAPGEITFPILSRLCGLGVVVSEEEAMRAMALAFLRLKIVLEPGGAVSLAAALFHGDQLSGPATIAIATGGNVDAALFAEALHRFG
- a CDS encoding alpha/beta fold hydrolase — encoded protein: MSLTSGPLSVFTTSDGLQLAYDDPNQSASGARPPLLCLAGLTRDGQDFRYLRPHIHGHRMITLDARGRGRSQYAEDIHSYSVPREAQDVIELLDHLDIDRVTLLGTSRGGLVAMALAALHKHRLAGVILNDVGPEIPADGIARIMAYVGHRPAVKTHEQAASVLATHMAPAFPDVPMARWREEVEVFYTQTQDGLALRYDARLRDALLAQAATGPTPDLWPLFHSLSGVPSGLIRGANSDILSADTYQKMQLRLPELLAVEIPDRGHVPFLDEPRSLALIHRILEIAQ
- a CDS encoding Zn-dependent alcohol dehydrogenase, whose amino-acid sequence is MPTIKAAVCHEFGSPLVIEEVQLAAPRTGEVEVTLDAVAICHSDISFAEGAWGGFLPAVYGHEAAGVISAVGDNVQGFAEGDSVVVTLIRSCGSCPSCAGGAPTLCETPYDTVNGPLKTTDGAPLMQAMACGAFAERVVVDQRQIVKIPSEIAKDVAALISCGVITGVGAAVNAAKLRAGEDVVVIGAGGVGLNAIQGARIAGARRIVAVDLSEEKLEIAKEFGATNTVLGRLDAPWKASYKALGGKGADVVLVTVGAIPAYEQATRYLGIGGRMVMIGMPHSGAKASYEPVIMAAIGQGMIGSKMGDVVIQRDIPWMVDLYQQGRLKLDELISGRWKLEDINAAIADTKTGSARRNVILFDR
- a CDS encoding lyase family protein, with translation MAASLFDSQLYASLFPAGDISRLFSDSAEIRAMLLVEGALAKAQGKLGLIPEESAAAIGRAVMEVALDPGALGKSAGQNGVPVPGLVSALRDEMNAPEHAQYVHWGATSQDIMDSALMLRLRQALAAVEADLLTLLTQLSDMADTHANLPMAARTYGQLATPTSFGAVVATWGQPLAALLEELPVLRQTCLLVSLSGAAGTYSALGSKASELRAELAAGLSLADPHRSWHTDRSPVLRIADWLTRACTVLRKLGTDCLALRQSGIDELTVGTAGASSTMPQKQNPVAASALIALAAQATAQLSALHHAAAHQNQRDGASWFGEWLSLPQIVFCAASAARTAVSMTIELAPDAKQMLRNLHAANGTIYAEALSFALAEQMRRGEAQAAVKDLCVKAAQDGVPLQEVVAVQFPELDQTTLFDATRQLGCAPDEAQRFVKTTAALKGRKEST